A single genomic interval of Koleobacter methoxysyntrophicus harbors:
- a CDS encoding class I SAM-dependent methyltransferase — protein sequence MANFQAKMFNKKASDPKNKPDQIIEAIALKLGQSIADIGAGGGYFSLRFAEIVKEEGRVYAVDAKPEFLEYVKNSAKERGLNNIMPILVKEDRLNLPKKSLDFIFMRNVTHHIPNRVKYFRNLKDFLKSDGRIVIIEYKKGKFFTFRGLFGHDIPKEVIKQEMEEAGYLLEKEFDFLPEQHFVIYLKR from the coding sequence ATGGCAAACTTTCAAGCAAAGATGTTTAATAAAAAAGCTTCTGACCCCAAAAACAAACCAGATCAAATTATAGAAGCTATTGCATTAAAACTTGGTCAAAGTATTGCTGATATTGGAGCAGGGGGAGGTTATTTTTCTCTAAGATTTGCCGAGATAGTAAAGGAAGAAGGAAGAGTTTATGCAGTTGATGCAAAACCAGAATTTTTAGAGTATGTCAAAAATAGTGCCAAGGAAAGAGGATTAAATAACATCATGCCAATCCTCGTCAAGGAAGATAGATTGAATCTACCTAAAAAAAGCTTGGATTTCATATTCATGCGTAATGTTACACATCATATACCAAACAGAGTAAAATATTTTAGAAATTTAAAAGATTTTCTAAAATCGGATGGTAGAATTGTAATCATAGAGTATAAAAAAGGTAAATTTTTTACCTTTCGTGGGTTATTTGGACACGACATTCCAAAAGAAGTTATTAAACAGGAAATGGAAGAAGCTGGATATTTATTAGAAAAAGAATTTGACTTTTTACCGGAACAACACTTTGTAATCTATTTAAAGCGATGA
- a CDS encoding DUF4062 domain-containing protein: MAKPRVFLSSTYYDLKYVRNDLERFIKQLGYEPVMSEKGHIPFGRDEALEQYCYREISTCDIVVHIIGSRIGSQSSQMPYSVSQQELKTAYELHKQIYIFIERSVHVEYKTFLKNENNPGFTPQYVNDIQIYKFIKEIYNYPTNNVIADFDSVNDIIEYLREQWAGLFQRFLQDESRKEDFKMSANLKSTAETLAKIIEYTTRERDETIKNILVSSHPIFNQLAEETKIPIRIFFTNIGELDKLLTTFGYEQEEIIDNESDVITYTISEGNYLERINIQKDIFDEAGNLKAVEHGEWERQFVSSLKEEKYVDFNEDDLPF; the protein is encoded by the coding sequence ATGGCAAAACCAAGAGTTTTTTTGAGCAGTACATATTATGATTTAAAGTATGTAAGAAACGATTTAGAGCGATTTATAAAACAACTGGGTTATGAACCAGTGATGAGCGAAAAAGGACATATACCTTTTGGTCGTGATGAGGCCTTAGAACAATATTGTTATAGAGAGATAAGCACTTGCGATATTGTTGTACATATTATCGGTAGTAGAATTGGTTCTCAATCATCTCAAATGCCATATTCGGTTTCACAACAAGAACTAAAAACAGCATATGAACTACATAAGCAAATTTATATTTTTATTGAAAGATCTGTTCATGTTGAATATAAAACTTTCTTAAAAAATGAGAATAATCCAGGATTTACTCCCCAATATGTAAATGATATTCAGATATATAAATTTATTAAAGAGATATATAATTATCCAACTAATAATGTTATTGCAGATTTTGATTCAGTGAATGATATTATAGAATATTTGCGTGAACAATGGGCAGGGTTATTTCAAAGATTTCTTCAAGATGAGTCGCGTAAGGAAGATTTTAAAATGAGTGCGAATTTAAAATCTACTGCTGAAACATTAGCAAAAATAATTGAGTATACAACACGTGAAAGAGATGAAACTATAAAAAATATATTAGTTAGCAGTCATCCTATCTTTAATCAATTGGCGGAAGAAACCAAAATACCAATACGAATATTCTTTACTAATATAGGAGAACTAGATAAACTTCTTACAACATTTGGTTATGAGCAGGAAGAAATAATTGATAATGAGTCCGACGTAATTACATATACGATTTCTGAAGGGAATTATTTAGAAAGAATTAATATTCAAAAGGATATATTTGACGAAGCAGGGAATCTTAAAGCGGTTGAACATGGAGAATGGGAACGTCAATTTGTAAGTTCATTAAAAGAAGAAAAGTATGTTGATTTTAATGAAGATGATTTACCCTTTTAG